The nucleotide sequence CTGTCCTGTTTTAAATTTAATTTTTAATCCGTTATTAATTCAGGAATAAACTGGGTAAAACTAGGCTGCACACCTCCTGTGTCACCTCGCCATATCAACACTGGTTGTGGCTGTTGTTTTGCCATTGTTGCCGTGCAAAATCTGGAGTCTGTTGTGCTAATTGAAACAGGGAAGTACTCACGATTGTCAGTTCAGGAGGTCATAGATTGCCTTGGTAAGTGCAAAAAAGGCTTACTGTATGGATGTAAGGGGGGTTTTATGTCTGAGGCATTTACCTACATGATGATGAATGGATTGGCTTCAGACATTGACTATCCGATAAACTTAATTCGGCGCCAAGGCCCCTGTCAGGCTGCTGACAAACCAAGAGCAATTCAGCCTGCTGACAAACCCAAACCTGGAGCAATTCAGGTCATTGAGTGGGACCAGTTCCTGGGTCATGATGACTATGTCAAACGGCTTCGCACTGACCCTCCAGTACCTGTTGAAGATCAATTTAAGATTGCTTTGTTCACCTCACCTCTTTCTGTTCGGTTCAACGTCAACAAGTACTTTGTAAGATATGATGGTAAAACCATTATCGAGCATCATCAGTGTCCGCCTCCTCGGAAGGGTAAAGGCCACAACCATGCTCTATTGCTGGTTGGTTTCGGAACTGACAGTCGTGGGAACAAGTTCTGGCTGGTACAAAATACTTGGGGAGCAGGCTGGGGGAGAAATGGCTATGCTCTTCTTCGACGTGGTGGGGATCCTCGAGGTGTAGGTGGAATTACAGCTGGGTTTGCATGTCGACCAGTCATCAAGAAGTCTCCTTGAGATATGCTTGTTGTTTAAATTTTGTAGCCAGTTTATGGAAATGAATTAACTGAGCTTTGTAGGATGAATTAATTAACACTATTATCGTGTAAGAGTCTCGTTCTAAAACCTATGGATCTGTGGAGGATTTTAGGAGTATAGCCATTGGTATGTTATACGGAACTCTTTCATATTAACCTTGATATCTCCTGGTGTTTGGGGAGaggtaacttagactagtgtctcATTTCGGTTCAATATTAATTGTGTTTTTAGAATCTTTGTTTTCATCTCACTTTGAAGGAATAACAAATTGACAATGGAAAATGAAACCAAATCACACGCCTGTCATTACACTGAATGAAACAGGAAATCTTTTGTTTTAATGGAACATTATCGGGCATCTGAGAAGATGAAACAGGAAATCGTAGGAGTTGGCACCTGTTCAGTGAGATAAATAAATGGGAAGCAAGCCGTGGTCCACGTGCGTATCAGCCACGCAAAACTGAATGTTCTGTGCGCCATTCACAGCAGCACTTTGGCAGAAAACAGACATGGTTTAAAACAGATGGACCTCCCAAATGTACTTTGGATTTGGTCAAGAAAAAGCATAATAGATCGCTAGTGCAATTTTTAGAAAATTTGCacttttaaaaataaaataaaacaatttGACAACTTGCATGGAGCTGTTTCAGCAATTCTTCTCGTGTGCCGTTAAGAACAAGAAATATACAAAGAGAGAAGCATATTACAAAGGTACATAAATCAAAAGGAAACCCATAAAAACTGTGAATCATGGGCCTAAAGAAGAGGAGGTTTAATTCAGAAAAAATGAACAAAAGTTGGTCGCTCTTTATAAGCAAGTGGCCAAGTGCAAGTGTGCAGTGGTTCTTCAATACTGACAGAAATTTAAGACTTGCAGATCAGTACATATCATTAAAATCTCTAGAATGTACtgccttcattcctaaatatttgcctttctaaatattttaacaagtgactacatacaaagcaaaatgagtgaatctacactttaaaatatgtctatatacatccttatgtgatagtccatttgaaatctctaaaaaaacaaatatttagaaatggagAGAGTATGTTATAACCTACCGGTAGACTTTGAGATTAAAGGTGAGATTAATAGTCATCTGCCCTTCTAATTTCAATACCACCAAATTTCGATTATCGCTTCTACTTGCTGAATAATATGCAGTCTGCAAGACTGCAATCAAAACATTGAGTCTCACACTTAGTCTTTACATATTACTGAAGAATATAGTCTGCAATCAAAAAATTCCGTCTCGGTCTTTTGTCAGCAAGATCTAAGATTTTGTAAGCTCTGACAGTAAATTTTGTCTCGGTCTTTTGACAGCAATCAAAAAATCCCGTCTCGGTCTTTACATATTCGCTTTTGGTATTgttaaagacaagattcataattgttctcacacaatgcctattgtaccatatcatttccacaatttatattgagcaatataagccatagaaactagaaaacaagcaagctatacattgaaaacaaaatctatcaaaaacataacagtctataATGATCTGGACAACTACCATACTTCTACTGCAAAAATtcgaaaaattaggacaatgtagacaatttgtatattaatcatctgtaaaaaattcagaattttatcacgttccagtgaatttaaacaattctgttactcgaagcaaaagtttctgtttttgcacagaatcaagtcaactatcaaccacactattccaaaggctttacttggcactttattgaaataaaagctataaaacatgattactacagtagcttaatcatgtgaacacacaaaaacagtaggtaaaaatgttgggttgtctcccaacaagcgcttttctttaatgcctttttagccacgcatgatgatttcaatgatgctctcataaaagtaaagaattgaaatataacaagagcatcatgaatcacatggaaagaacatttaattctaacccacttcctatgcatagggattttgtgagcaaacaatttataggaacaagaatcaactagcataggaagacaaaacaagcaaaacttcaaaattttcaacacatagatataaaacttgatattattgcaatacctacaagcataagttcctctctcataataattttcagtagcatcatgaatgaattcaacaatataactgtcacataaagcattctttccatgatccACGTGAATAATTTtctttattactctccacataagcaaatttattctcatgaatag is from Triticum aestivum cultivar Chinese Spring chromosome 1B, IWGSC CS RefSeq v2.1, whole genome shotgun sequence and encodes:
- the LOC123123609 gene encoding ervatamin-B isoform X1; translation: MRFLGGFICLCGSLFVLSLSSQPDLTPIEEDGITPIEQGINWVKLGCTPPVSPRHINTGCGCCFAIVAVQNLESVVLIETGKYSRLSVQEVIDCLGKCKKGLLYGCKGGFMSEAFTYMMMNGLASDIDYPINLIRRQGPCQAADKPRAIQPADKPKPGAIQVIEWDQFLGHDDYVKRLRTDPPVPVEDQFKIALFTSPLSVRFNVNKYFVRYDGKTIIEHHQCPPPRKGKGHNHALLLVGFGTDSRGNKFWLVQNTWGAGWGRNGYALLRRGGDPRGVGGITAGFACRPVIKKSP